GAGGACGGTTCCCCCATCACCAGCACCGACATCAAGTACGGCATCGAGCGGTCGTTCGCCGCCGAACTCTCCGGCGGCGCCCCGTACCTGCGGGACTGGCTCGTCGGCGGCGCCGACTACCAGGGCCCCTACAAGGACAAGAAGGGGCTCGCCTCGATCGAGACGCCCGACGAGCGGACCATCGTCTTCCACCTGAACAAGCCCGAGGGCGACTTCCCCTTCCTCGCCACCGGCACGCAGTTCGCCCCCGTGCCGCAGAAGAAGGACGACGGCACCAAGTACGAGAACCACCCCGTCTCCTCAGGCCCCTACCGGGTCATCAGCAACGAGAACGACGGGGAGCACCTCGTCCTGGGGCGCAACCCCCACTGGTCCGCCTCCAACGACTCCCAGCGCAAGGCCTACCCCGACCGCATCGACGTCCGCTCCGGCCTCGACTCTGCGGTGATCAACCAGCGGCTGTCCGCGAGCCAGGGCGCCGACGCCGCCGCCGTCACCACCGACACCAACCTGGGCCCCGCCGAACTGGCCAAGGTCAGCGGCGACAAGACACTCGCCGCCCGTGTCGGCACCGGCCACTTCGGCTACACCAACTACCTGGCGTTCAACCCCAAGGTGAAGCCGTTCGACAACCCGAAGGTCCGCGAGGCCATCGCGTACGCCATCGACCGCTCCTCGGTCATCAACGCCGTCGGCGGCACCTCCCTCGCCGAGCCCGCCACCACCTTCCTCCCGAACCAGAAGGCCTTCGGCTACACGCCGTACGACCCGTTCCCCGCCGGCAAGTCCGGCAACCCGCAGAAGGCCCGGCAGGTCCTCGCCGACGCCGGCTACCCGCACGGCATCACCGTCACCCTCACCCATGCCAACGCGGACCCCGAGGCCGGCCCCGAGATAGCCACGGCCGTCCAGGACGCCCTGAAGAAGGCCGG
The nucleotide sequence above comes from Streptomyces sp. TS71-3. Encoded proteins:
- a CDS encoding ABC transporter substrate-binding protein, translating into MRQPSPTAARRAAAASASLALAAAAVACAGPQSNDEGSKGTPHKGGTLSVLNIEPQTDFDPARLYTSGGGNVPSLVFRTLTTRNRANGAAGNKVVPDLATDIGTPSKNATVWTYTLKKGLTYEDGSPITSTDIKYGIERSFAAELSGGAPYLRDWLVGGADYQGPYKDKKGLASIETPDERTIVFHLNKPEGDFPFLATGTQFAPVPQKKDDGTKYENHPVSSGPYRVISNENDGEHLVLGRNPHWSASNDSQRKAYPDRIDVRSGLDSAVINQRLSASQGADAAAVTTDTNLGPAELAKVSGDKTLAARVGTGHFGYTNYLAFNPKVKPFDNPKVREAIAYAIDRSSVINAVGGTSLAEPATTFLPNQKAFGYTPYDPFPAGKSGNPQKARQVLADAGYPHGITVTLTHANADPEAGPEIATAVQDALKKAGITVKLQGMEVNQYRDAYKSVKKEPGFFLARWGADWPSGGPFLAPIFDGRQIVKDGANFNHAQLNDPAVNKDIDAINQLTDVNAAAARWGALDKRIGEQALDVPLFHPVYKRLYGKDVKNIVIGNWTGVLDVSQVAVK